The following is a genomic window from Nymphaea colorata isolate Beijing-Zhang1983 chromosome 3, ASM883128v2, whole genome shotgun sequence.
AACCTTGGTCATTAGACAAGTTATTGGACATGGATCTGCAATTCAACCGAATCAAGCCTTCTCGCTTTCTCTCGTCCTTACATCTTCTCTTCGTCATCCACATACCCCATACAAAAGGTGCTCTGATCGTTCGAAaatttccctcttcttcctcctcccctccGATGACCAAAATCACTGTTTCCTTTAATCGTCATGACTTCTGTGTGTCTTCACCCCAACGAGCGATTCTATCTGCATAGAATCTCCTATCTTTCTATCCATTCCTCCCGTCGGAGGTCtactttcctttgttttcagTCAGGAATAGCAGTCGAACGCTGCGCAGTTCGTCGTATCCACAACGGCTTCCGTCTACCTGTTCCGTATTCTTACTTCCATGAATGGAAGATCAGAAGCCCTAAGGCAGCTCAGAGCGAGTCCACCGTATCTTTGGACGAAAATTCGGGAGGAGGTGAGACTGACAATGTGGAGATATCCCTCGACGGTGACGTGTACCGAAGCACACTTAGGCTCGTCGAATGCGCGATGTTTGCAGCCGTCACTGGTTTGGTGTATTACCTGAGCAATTCGCTTGCCATCGAGgttggtttcttcatttttctggtGCTATTTATTAATTGTTTCGGAGTTACTGAGCTTGAGTCAGAGCATATAATTGATTACCCATAATCAGTGCAAGAAACgaatgctgtaaatcagattttgttATCGTTGCTGGACGATTAATAACATAATTATAACGTTATAGTGCAATacatttcaaaatatgaaaatgggGCATTcgtttttctttattgttttgcaGTCCATCCAGATAGAATAGAAGATAATTAGTATGCGATCTTTCTAATGCTTAACGCCGAAAGACATTCGGTTTGTGGCGTAGTCTAATACTGGCGCTGcaggtttccttttttttttttcttctctttccctaAAACAATAAAACCGTAGCACAAATATATTAAACATTGTATAACATGACAATAAATATAACCAGAAGTTTGAATGATCAAATTTAATGAAGACGATACGATGCACAAAATGATTGTCTACCTTTCTGGTTGCTCGGTGAATCCTTATTacttgtttattatttttctgttttatcttTCTTATTCAGTGCGAGAAACGCATGTTATTATTTGCAGAACTACTTTGGTTGTTTCTTCTCATTGCCGATAGTAATATCATCCATGAGATGGGGCCTCGCTGCAGGTAGAAAGACTATGGTATGATCATTTAACATTTGTTTCTTACTTCTTAATGTAAAACACATCCCCACCATTCCATGTTTATTCCTTTTCACAAGTATAACTGCTAACTGCTAAGCTGCCCAATCTACATTATTGTGAGCTATCATGGCAATATTGATTAGGCCTTGTTTTATATACAGGTTGCTACTGCTATGCTGTTGCTCACTTTATCAGGTCCATTAAAGGCGTGCACCTATCTTGTAAGTATATTACTCTAGTCGCTTGGACTCTTACCATGCAAATTTGTATCAACATGACACCATACTTTTTGTGAATATGGTACGAAATATATGGGTATAACTGCGGACCGGACCTTGATGTTGAGTCCTGCagaacatggaaaaagaaaaaaagacttaGCAGCGGCAGTGAACTGCTGCTAGAAGTCTTAGGTGTTTAATTTTAGTTTTCCTGTGGCTAAAGGATTTTTTTGCTCTTTATATGTGTATACGGAGACATATACTACATACATaaaaacatacatgcatatatgcatattatCTCTGTGTACGTGTATATTTGTTATTCATTTGTTGGCTATATGTTTTGCTGGATGAGAAATATCAGTTGAATTGAACCATTTGAATATATGATGATCGTGATTGCTTTTCATGCTTATTGCAGCTCATGCATGGAATTCTCGGCCTGGCCATGGGTTCCTTGTGGAGGTAGGAAAGTTGTCTTGTGATGCATTTGTTTCTGGATTTGTTAGATTGTAAATGCAACATCCCAAGTCTGAGAGTGACATGCAAGATAGTTGATGCATAAGACTTTGGGGAAGTTGGATGGCTATAGATGCCTATGTCTTATATTACCTTCTGTCTTGGTTCGTAGCCTAGTTTGGGTGGCGAACTGAAGCTAGTTAGTTATAAGGTGGGTACAAATCCACCTATTCAATCTCTCACTTCAGTTTGGGGGTGAGTTGCTACAGTAAAAGGTTGTTTGTCTTGTAGAACTAGAGCACACATGAACAGAAATGGATAGTTGGGCCCAGGTTGGTTAATCCAGTAGCATGCTTTCATTTTACgatgtctctttttttttttctcccttcctTCGATCTTGTGATGCTCATGACTCATACTCACAGTCTGACATTGTTTTGCATTATCAATCAAGATTATTTGAGATAATGTCATTAATTGCTGTTCCATATAACATGTAACAGTCCATCCTGATGCACTGCTGCTGCTCTGGTTCACTTCTAGGTAGTGCCCAGTTTTGTACATGTGGCAGCAACACACTGATGGCTGAATTTGTTCACACAAGCTGTCATTGTTTTACTGTTTATAACCTTTTTTCTCTGTCATAGTGGTTCAttgctttattttttggtttggcTGTTACAAATGGTTACCTTCTATTTCTTCTGTAGGTTGGGTGCTAATTGGATGCTTTCAATAACCTTATGCACATTGGTAATGCCTTTTCTTCTATTCCATCTATGTCTTGATGTTTTGCTTGGCAAGAGTTAACTGAGGCATGTTTGCTGATAATGCAGGTTCGAGCAACAGGTGCATTGGGCTATGTTCTGCTATCATCATTCTTGTTGAGAGAAAACATTCTTTCACTGGTGAATATCTAATAGCCATTGTGATAACAAGAACTTGGTTTTAGTGTGTTTGCCATTTCAGTATCTTGATCCTCATACTGCCAACTTTGATGAATATTTGATGTTACTTTAGTGAATCTCCTTGCAAAACCTGATTCAGTGAATTGTCAGTGTAACCTGTTCACTTCATCTTGTGCAGATTGCCATAAATCTTCATGCTTCCTTGTCATATATGCTTGCTGCTCTGGGTGTCAATGTTATCCCGTCAATGAAGACAATATATACCATATTTGGGACTTTGGTTTGTAAAATATCCTACTCCTTTTGTCTTCTTGTTTAGAAAATTAGATTGCTGGTTTGGACTTCACATACTTCAGGCACTACACCTATCCGTAGGTTGTAGCACAAACTGAAGCTACTCGGCTGTAGTTAGATGAGTCTACTGCCAACTAAATGTAGCACCTGTGTCAGCCTCAAGTCTAAATGTCTATTGTTGGTCGTTCCTGGAGTACACCTAGATAGACTGTTAAATTGAAACTTGTTTACCTGCCTTTGACAGCTCCTGCTCAACTGTGGATTCTTTGTTTTCCTGTTGCACATGCTCTATGCCGTCTTCATCAGTAGACTTGGAATGAGGTTCTCTTTAGTATTACCTGGATGGTTGGAGAAAGCTTTGTGATGGCAGCTTGGCAAATAGATCATCTGGATGGTTCATCATTATCATGACGTAAGTGTTTTCTTTCACATGCACAAGAATTCATGGTTTatgtcttttccttttgtcattGGGATGCTTATTAGATTGATTAATGGTTTGATTGTGGTCGTAACAATTTCTCCTGTACCTTTATTCCAGACGAAGCATCTAAATGCAAATACCCATTTCAAAATTGTTCTCCGAGTATGAAACATAAACCCTCAACAGGATCATGGTAGTTCGAGATTCATCATCAGCCGTCAGGTGCTGCTAGCCAAATTCTTGCGAGTATATCCACTTTGGACCCTGTAGTTTGAGTTGTTCAACTTCAGAACCCAGCTCCATGGACTAGCTGCTATCAGGCGTCCACCATCATGGCTAGGTGTATGATGCAGCGACTCTGAGTGCTCCTACGTGTTATTTCACTCTTCTTGCTTTCACCACAGCAAACTGTTGGTGAGGATTCTTCATTATTATAGGATCCCATCAAAACGGTTCCTTGTCTAATTGCACGGTAACaatattgaaaaaggaaaagagtgcCTTGCTTCGGTGGATGCCTTCAGTTGCTGAAATCGGAGAAAGGTACTCATATAACAGAAAGATGcataaatttcaattctttagcCACGTATTCCTGGTTGTATGTGCTGATCTGTTGTTTTTTGCTTACGAGAGACATCATCATCAACCTTATCCTGTCTGCATATAGTTACTGATATAACCACTTGTACATCATTGGTTTTCTCGGCTGAAATCACCAAATCTTGTACCTGCTTTTAGATGTGTTGAAAGGAATTGGCGGAACCTTTGCCTTCTGCTGTGAATGGCAAAGAAATAGCAAGGGATACTTCAAAAAAggaacttctttttttttttgttgggggggGTGGGGTTGTGGCGAGACACTGAGCCTATGAATAAGGCCAGGCATGAGCCTGCAGGTCATACAATTCCAAAAGGGGTATCCTGTTTTGGCCCACGCAGGTACATGATGATGAGGAATCAGCAGAATTGAGCCGCAACAGTCCGGCTGACTGTCATGGCCTGCTCACTGCAGCAATCCCTGTGGGCCTCGTAAATCCTTACTCTTATTGTCCTGGGGCCACCCCAATTTGGTTTCTTGTCCTATCCTTTCCAATGGTGGCCCCAAAACAGCATAAAATACCGCGCCACGTGAGGAAAAGATGAGGTACAAAGAGGCCACCAATCGATGTATATCTTATTAATTTGGTTATCCTTTTGATTCTGTTCCCTCCTCTTGTGTCCGACATTTTCTTGAAAGCCGTCCGGCCAGGAGGAAGGTTTTAATTTGCCAACTTCAGGTAGGATGTTGGGTTTAGTCTTTTTTTTGGCGCACGGACTAGGTCTGTATATACCTGACGCGTTCGCACCCTTTGGGTGGCATGTATAAGACTCTGCCTTGAGCGTGCGATTTCTGTAAAGTAGTGTCGTTTCTGGGTAAAACTTCCACCAGCAGAAAAACTTTTGATAAACGCGCGCTTAATTGTGGTGGCATGACAAAAAACACACTTGAGTTTGGATATGCTtcgtttaatttatttatttcttatatGATATAAGTAGTTgatgaaagaaatcaaaacctAAAGTGAGTGCGTAACTATTCCACCGAAATGTAAACCCatcaatttttgtaaaaaaaatgagtAGGCAAGGGGCATAGAGAAAGGATGGAATCTGGGGAAGCAAGTTTCAAAGAAGGGGAAGAGTTTTTCCAGTAGTTGTAGATGCTTGGGAGTGGAAATGCATGGgcttttgaggtttttttcagTAATGATACATAGTTGGGAATGCAGATGCATGGGATATTAAGAGGTTCCCAGAGTTTAGTTGATTATATGCAACTCATTTGCACCCCATTTGATGAAAGCTCCTGTTGTGGTGGAGGGGAGCAGAGACTTTGAAAAGGTTGAAGCCCCTCTTTCTATCCTCATGAGGTTTGGGGTTTCTTCCTTGGTGAGGAGTGGTACATCCATCAAGTAGAGCGTTATATATAAACTTTCTGCATCAAAGATAAGTAATGCCCATAATAGACAAAAGGGCTTTTACCAGCCTAACAGTCTCTCCTTTGATGTGCGTCATTTCACAGGAAACATGCCTGTTACGATAAAGCAGTCCtccaaatgaaaataaattagttctcaaatgaaaagaaatgagtTTTCAACTATTTCTCAAGTTGTTGCCCCCAAAAAAGGATTTGCACTAAAGGGTGGTCCGGTGGAAGCTCAAGCAAGCACTGATTGCGTTTCAAATTATCATGTTCAACGAGAAAAGCCtcgggggaaaaaaaaaatcttctctcCATATGAAAAGTGATGAAACATTTGCATTTGCGGAATGTCATCAatatttgggaaaaaaaattgttcggTTGTTTTTTATCTGTTGTCTTGGAAGAGACATTCCCTTCAATCGTTTGATCCAACATTTCTCCTTAATTACTTTCATTCCGGCTAGCTCTTCAAATCCATCTATAACAGCTTTGATTGATAGAATAGACTTTTTAAAGCCTTGGTCATCATCAAGACATCATAGCACTATCAGGTGGCCCGAGCTATGACTTCCGTGACTCCGTCTATTATGTACTAAAAAATGtacttgaaaattgaaattatagtttcattttaAAACTGCTTTTACTTATATATACACGTACACATAAAATCATATGATatgatggttattttttttattttgcagtGCTAAAAATCGTTGCAATGACTAGTTGCTTGGCTACGGATT
Proteins encoded in this region:
- the LOC116249802 gene encoding uncharacterized protein LOC116249802; this translates as MTSVCLHPNERFYLHRISYLSIHSSRRRSTFLCFQSGIAVERCAVRRIHNGFRLPVPYSYFHEWKIRSPKAAQSESTVSLDENSGGGETDNVEISLDGDVYRSTLRLVECAMFAAVTGLVYYLSNSLAIENYFGCFFSLPIVISSMRWGLAAGRKTMVATAMLLLTLSGPLKACTYLLMHGILGLAMGSLWRLGANWMLSITLCTLVRATGALGYVLLSSFLLRENILSLIAINLHASLSYMLAALGVNVIPSMKTIYTIFGTLLLLNCGFFVFLLHMLYAVFISRLGMRFSLVLPGWLEKAL